DNA from Cyprinus carpio isolate SPL01 chromosome B3, ASM1834038v1, whole genome shotgun sequence:
taaatgaaaattaagtaaatgatgacagaactttttcggaactatccctttaaggttaatAACAGAATTTTGTGTCAGTAAAATTCTTCAACTAAATATGCTGGGGATGTCCAATGATAGTTAACGCTCAATGCTCAAACATTGCTTTCTCCTTCTCAAATGAGCCCATCACTGGATCATCAGCTGGGTGTGGTCTTTTCCGAAGCCTCTTGGCCTCATTCTGAAGCTTCTGTCGTATGTAGCACTTTATTTCCGAATCAGTCTTTCCGGGGAAGAACCGCTGCACTGTCCCTGTGGAGAATTTTTCATTGGTAATCAAAACTGCAAACTTGAGACCACAATTAATCACAAAGTTCACAATGGCCTGATTGCAGTTAATGAAATGGAACTGAATGCATTCTTGAACTAACTAAAGGACGCCCGCCGTTCAGTACTTGTTACAAACAGTTCCTCATACGTACTCAGAATGGCCTGGATCTCATGTGCTGGAAGAGCTTGCTTAGGCATCCCTCTCTTGCTGTTGATGATGCCTGAGATTGAGTGAGAGGCCAGACAGTCTCTGTCATAGAGGCTGCGCAGCAGGTCATTGGTGAGTTTCTGAGCAGTGGTCCCTGTGTTGCAGCGCTCCAGGAGATCAGCAGTGATAACCTGGagaggaaacaaaaaaaagttgctgtGGATAAGCTATAAGAATCTAGGTCAACAACCAATAATGACtcatttttaaaactgattatgaaaccaaattaaaataatcaatgatAAATGTTATTACTGATTAGTCAGGTTTTTCATATAGTACTAGAAcctaaaaattgtattttactgtttttgaaatgcaGGCATTTCTACATTGCAAAACAATGCATTCTAACAGAAAGCAACTTAATGTTGCTGTCATtgttacactttaaatatttctttagagAATGTGCAGGCAAGTCATTCAAATATTAGTTAAACATCAAACTGTAGTTTTAAATGAGCCACAACTGAACTTGAAATCATAAATGCAcgtaataatatttttgcagaaacaaactgtaattttaaatcaTGCACACAACATATTTATCCAAATAAcggtttagtaattttaataattttggttGTTTAAACTGTTATGCTGCTTTTAACTGACAATGACAAATTACAAATTTtcaataaataggcctatatatatttttcacaacatAAAATGATATTATACGGTAacctttactttaaaataattttggacGCAATGTATACATTACTTCAATTTGCATATTGTTTGAAGGAAACAGTTGAACATGATTTTCAATTAATCAAGGAAATAACAAACAGATCAAtcagttactaaaaaaaaaaaaattaactgcagCCCcacaaaaaatagtaatatataacaGCAACTAACgcaactttaaaaaacaaaaacaaaaaacaactgaacACAAAATTCTGTAAAGAACttttgtctaaaatgttattttaaaaatcttttacactattattttttttgtaaccatttcatattgttttctttattatacaatatttttggaTCCAATGTAAacgtcacttcacttttcacATTCTTCGATTGAGAGCATTAAACATTACGTCTGCTTAATCAAAGCGATAACCAGCAGAATCGATTATTACAATAACTGCAGCCCTACAATgaaacagcagcagcaaaaaaaataaaataaaaaaataaaggaaaggaCGAAAAAAGCAGCAACTGTGGCTAAAAcacaactttttatttcaaaacagttAAACACATGAAATTCTATGAAGAACTTTTATCAAAATGCGCATTAAATTCCACCAACATGAGACATTCTAAAGCTGCCTGCAGAAGCATCTAAAATGTAACTCTTACTTTTTGTTCGGGAAGCGTTCCATTCCGTTGAGGCATTGTTTGTGTGACCTCATACTGACCACACCCCTGCTGCTCTGAACTTGCACATTCAGCTGTTCTTCCACTAAGCACCCTTGGAAGAGAAATGTGACTGGGTGGCCTGCTTCCCTCGCGCTCCTCTGGAATGCTGGGAGTTGCAGCTTCGTGGCTGCCGCACAGCCATCTATCACTCTTCTCGATCAGCTCTTCAAGCGTCTGAGCCAACTTCCCACAAGCTGtacaaaaagaaatatgaatttAGCCCCGAAATTGTCTCACAACAAGAGGTAACCTGTGTAACATGGCACACCACAGTAACACTAAATCTTTTGCTGACGTGACGTTTCCTCATGAACTTGCTGGACTTTTCTTCAAACTGAAATGATCTTGAAACATGAAATGATCTGTGAACGAGCTGGTTTTTAGTGAGCTTTCAGCTCGATGCACGTCTTTCCCTGCCAATGGAAATGcattgctgtaaaataaaaaactaaacccAAAAAGGACAATTTGCCACATTTCAGAAGTCCACTGCTTTACCTGTAAGGCTTCTGATTTGCTCTCGAAGGCCGTCCATCTCCCTCTGCATACTCAACACCATGGCAATAAGCTCCGCCCTTGAACGTGATTGGAGGCTTCCGAGCACCTGGAAGAAGATTATCCACGTCACATTATAAACTGAGTAGACACATGCATTCAAACTTGTATCGGTAATTGCCTTAGATTATTTTAAGCATGGAAAACAAGTTTTTGAAGCTGAACGAGTTTGGCTCTAAATCCTCAAAAGCACTGCACCGTAGATGTTTAGAAGTAAGAAGcttcatttaatttatgcagtgcGTTACATTTTAGATGATTAACAAATTAGCCCAAGTGGAATGTTGTGCCAATTTACCTCCATAGTAAAATCTGCACCCCTTGTTGCATCTCCAAGGGGCTTGTCAACCTCAAAAGCCTGTTTGAGAGCAAGCAAAATACAGATGAAACCAGTGGTTCTAGTCTGGTTTGCAACTTCAAAATAACATTGGATAGCAATGTAAAAACGATTGTTGTGAGGTTCTTCACATTGGCAGAACCACTGGAT
Protein-coding regions in this window:
- the LOC109060188 gene encoding uncharacterized protein LOC109060188, with amino-acid sequence MRRKTIAKRILYNGYEETPEETGARANHVLSQEPAKRRKWRELNGEDISSRNADYIKFKTKAFEVDKPLGDATRGADFTMEVLGSLQSRSRAELIAMVLSMQREMDGLREQIRSLTACGKLAQTLEELIEKSDRWLCGSHEAATPSIPEEREGSRPPSHISLPRVLSGRTAECASSEQQGCGQYEVTQTMPQRNGTLPEQKVITADLLERCNTGTTAQKLTNDLLRSLYDRDCLASHSISGIINSKRGMPKQALPAHEIQAILRTVQRFFPGKTDSEIKCYIRQKLQNEAKRLRKRPHPADDPVMGSFEKEKAMFEH